One stretch of Funiculus sociatus GB2-C1 DNA includes these proteins:
- a CDS encoding class I SAM-dependent methyltransferase: MVKDSEQEKIWYDKDLQQRKTWYREVADAYNKARPRYPKELIRRAVELAQLDKDAIALEIGCGPGTATVEFAKLGFSMVCLEPSQEACQLARHNCATYPAVEIRNTTFEEWELEPERFNAVLAANSFHWVSSEIRCPKAAAALQDNGSLILLWNKEPQPPYEVYQALNEVYQAQAPELARYEDSETQGEILRGLGQNFIDSGRFKNVVYEQMACEVTYSIDDYLMLLSTLSPYIALLPHKRDSLFKGLREMLERRTGSIQASYISAFHIAQKI; this comes from the coding sequence ATGGTGAAAGATTCAGAACAAGAAAAAATCTGGTATGACAAAGACTTGCAGCAAAGAAAAACCTGGTATAGGGAGGTAGCAGATGCCTACAACAAGGCAAGACCGCGCTATCCTAAAGAACTAATTCGTCGTGCTGTAGAGTTAGCTCAACTTGATAAAGACGCGATCGCTCTTGAGATCGGATGCGGCCCTGGGACTGCAACTGTAGAATTTGCCAAATTGGGCTTCTCAATGGTATGCCTGGAACCAAGCCAGGAGGCTTGCCAACTAGCGCGACACAACTGTGCAACCTATCCGGCTGTAGAGATTAGAAATACCACCTTTGAAGAGTGGGAGCTAGAGCCTGAGAGATTTAATGCCGTTCTTGCAGCAAATTCGTTTCACTGGGTTTCATCAGAAATTAGGTGTCCAAAAGCTGCTGCTGCGCTACAAGACAACGGTTCTCTGATTTTGCTGTGGAACAAAGAACCCCAACCCCCGTATGAAGTTTACCAAGCGTTGAATGAAGTCTATCAGGCTCAGGCTCCGGAGCTTGCACGTTATGAAGACAGCGAAACTCAGGGAGAAATCCTCAGAGGGCTGGGACAGAATTTCATTGACTCAGGTCGGTTTAAGAACGTAGTGTACGAACAGATGGCCTGTGAAGTCACCTATAGTATTGATGATTATTTGATGCTTTTAAGTACGTTATCGCCGTACATTGCGCTTTTACCGCACAAGAGAGATTCTTTGTTTAAAGGTTTGAGGGAAATGCTAGAAAGACGCACAGGAAGTATTCAAGCATCCTATATTTCAGCTTTTCACATTGCCCAGAAAATATAA